The Dethiosulfovibrio peptidovorans DSM 11002 genome has a window encoding:
- a CDS encoding HDOD domain-containing protein, whose translation MDDRTRQLIQNRILSRLKEVKSFPQFVMETLRALDNPDSSAYNVAGSLSKDEGLVIRTLKLANSAFYGLPRKISSIQEAVALLGYKTIKNLVIAATVYQRMDNSFAGYALDRGDLWKHSLSVAYAARYLAERTKACLPDEAYIVGMLHAIGKIVLNDYIKFGYQIIVRIVDTDKIPFVEAERMVLGFDHAQVGAMLVEKWNLPESHKVAIQYQYSPDELPEDLQEYRGLVDIIHLANSLVLMLGVSGGADALQYSMSETVLQRLGLEGEVEELLSDLVDIMDKVSEEMELMEE comes from the coding sequence ATGGATGATCGAACCAGACAGCTGATACAGAATCGTATCCTCAGCAGGCTGAAGGAGGTCAAATCCTTCCCTCAGTTTGTCATGGAGACCTTGAGAGCATTGGATAACCCGGACAGCAGCGCGTATAACGTCGCAGGCAGTCTCTCAAAGGACGAGGGCTTGGTCATAAGAACTTTGAAGTTGGCGAACTCGGCTTTTTACGGGCTTCCCAGAAAGATCTCCAGCATTCAGGAGGCGGTAGCACTTCTGGGCTATAAAACGATCAAAAACCTGGTCATAGCCGCCACGGTCTATCAGAGGATGGACAACTCCTTTGCCGGTTACGCCCTAGATAGAGGAGACCTGTGGAAACACTCTCTCAGCGTAGCCTATGCGGCCAGATATCTGGCGGAGAGGACCAAGGCCTGCCTTCCCGATGAGGCCTATATCGTAGGTATGCTTCACGCCATAGGCAAGATAGTTCTCAACGACTATATAAAATTCGGTTACCAGATAATAGTACGCATCGTGGATACCGATAAGATCCCCTTCGTGGAGGCGGAACGGATGGTATTGGGGTTCGATCACGCCCAGGTGGGAGCCATGCTGGTGGAGAAGTGGAATTTGCCCGAGTCCCACAAGGTGGCTATTCAGTATCAGTACTCACCCGACGAACTTCCGGAGGATCTTCAGGAATACAGAGGACTCGTTGACATCATCCACCTGGCCAACTCCTTGGTATTGATGCTGGGAGTAAGCGGTGGGGCGGATGCCCTTCAGTATTCCATGTCGGAGACGGTCCTCCAACGTTTAGGACTAGAGGGAGAGGTCGAGGAACTCTTGTCCGATTTGGTCGACATCATGGACAAGGTATCTGAAGAGATGGAACTCATGGAGGAATAA
- a CDS encoding Nif3-like dinuclear metal center hexameric protein gives MMNIDGLSRVMEEVASLAWAEDWDNCGVLLRSRSGNVDHIAVALDPTAEIVRSASSAGCDCLVTHHPLIFSPLRRLDPSIPSNAAVFELIERDMSILCCHTSWDNSPVGTNVSLANSIGLGSVEPMLFENRGWGIGAVGNLESRSFRTLALSAKDRWRLSFARLHGDPDRTVSKVALCGGSGGSLWRDALAAGAEVYITADVKYHDVQDAVASGLSVLEVDHGEMEWASMGDLAAHVGRLSGLDTLLLERPSCSGELV, from the coding sequence ATGATGAATATAGACGGTTTGAGCCGTGTGATGGAAGAAGTGGCTTCTTTGGCCTGGGCGGAGGATTGGGACAACTGCGGAGTTCTGTTGAGATCCCGATCGGGGAACGTCGACCATATAGCCGTCGCTCTCGATCCTACGGCGGAGATCGTTCGATCTGCCTCAAGTGCTGGGTGCGACTGTCTCGTCACCCATCATCCTCTCATCTTCTCTCCTCTCCGGCGTCTTGATCCTTCAATACCTTCCAACGCGGCGGTCTTCGAGTTGATAGAGAGAGACATGTCGATTCTCTGTTGCCATACCAGTTGGGATAATTCCCCGGTGGGGACGAACGTCTCTCTGGCGAACTCGATAGGGCTAGGCTCGGTGGAGCCGATGCTGTTCGAGAACAGGGGATGGGGTATAGGGGCAGTAGGAAACCTGGAGTCCCGTTCCTTCAGGACCCTCGCTTTGTCGGCAAAGGATCGATGGCGACTTTCATTCGCCCGACTTCACGGAGATCCCGACAGGACGGTCTCTAAGGTCGCTTTGTGCGGCGGATCGGGAGGTTCTCTGTGGAGAGATGCTCTGGCTGCCGGAGCCGAAGTGTATATAACGGCAGACGTGAAGTATCACGATGTGCAGGATGCCGTAGCTTCTGGACTGTCGGTCCTGGAGGTTGATCACGGCGAGATGGAATGGGCTTCCATGGGGGATTTGGCCGCTCACGTAGGTAGGTTGTCCGGATTGGATACCCTATTGCTGGAGAGGCCGTCCTGTTCGGGAGAGCTCGTTTAA
- the trpS gene encoding tryptophan--tRNA ligase: MKLRTFSGMRPTGKLHLGHMAGALSNWIKLQEDPGYDCFYGIVDWHAMMSDYANSSVIKGNCREVLLDWLAVGLDPEKSTIFVQSHVPEHAELSLALGMVTPLGWLQRNPTYKEQILNIQNKDLSTFGFLGYPVLMAADILLYRSSVVPVGEDQSAHLEITREIARRFNNFYGEVFPEPDILLTPTPKVPGTDGRKMSKSYGNSINIADTEKEMWNKLRTMMTDPARERKTDPGDPDKCPVWDIHKVFNHDEDEKADLASGCRTGSIGCVQCKKALKEHVVSMMSPIWERRAYYESRQETLDDILWNGADKARVVARETMDAVLEGIGFVPRR; the protein is encoded by the coding sequence ATGAAACTTAGAACTTTTAGCGGAATGAGACCTACCGGTAAGCTGCATCTGGGGCATATGGCAGGTGCTTTATCGAATTGGATAAAGCTTCAGGAGGATCCGGGATACGATTGTTTCTATGGCATTGTTGACTGGCACGCCATGATGTCCGATTACGCCAACAGCTCGGTCATAAAGGGAAACTGTCGGGAGGTTCTGCTGGATTGGCTCGCTGTGGGCCTTGATCCGGAGAAATCGACCATATTCGTTCAATCCCACGTCCCAGAGCATGCGGAGCTGTCCCTGGCTTTGGGAATGGTGACGCCTCTCGGGTGGCTTCAGAGAAACCCGACTTACAAGGAGCAGATCCTAAACATACAGAACAAGGACCTCAGCACCTTCGGCTTTCTGGGATATCCCGTCCTGATGGCCGCCGATATACTTCTGTACAGATCTTCCGTAGTCCCTGTCGGGGAGGATCAGTCGGCTCACCTGGAGATCACCAGAGAGATCGCTCGCCGGTTCAACAACTTCTACGGCGAGGTGTTTCCCGAGCCGGATATCCTTCTTACCCCTACACCTAAAGTACCAGGCACGGACGGTAGAAAAATGAGCAAATCCTACGGTAACAGCATTAACATAGCCGATACTGAAAAGGAGATGTGGAATAAGCTCAGGACCATGATGACCGATCCAGCCAGGGAGAGAAAGACCGATCCAGGGGACCCCGACAAGTGTCCGGTATGGGATATCCATAAGGTATTCAATCACGACGAGGACGAAAAGGCCGATCTTGCCTCCGGTTGCAGGACCGGTTCCATCGGATGCGTCCAGTGTAAAAAGGCTTTGAAGGAGCACGTGGTGTCCATGATGTCTCCGATCTGGGAGAGACGGGCCTATTACGAGTCTCGTCAGGAAACCCTTGACGATATTTTGTGGAACGGAGCCGACAAGGCCAGAGTCGTCGCCAGAGAGACAATGGACGCTGTTTTGGAAGGTATCGGTTTCGTCCCTCGTAGATAG
- the hflX gene encoding GTPase HflX: protein MADERRRAVLIALERLEEGERLLLELELLLANLDVDVVERVIQKRDSPDPAFFLGSGKARDLKRVCDVVDAGLIVSDRPLTPRQMANLKAESGRYVWDRPLVIMKIFEERARTSEAKLQVELARCRYELPHLRGLGHQMSRLGGGIGTRGPGETEFERHRRKLERRIRDITRKLVQVKKRRRNQRKRRSRSDIVTVAMVGYTNSGKSTLLRRLSGDRSIYVADALFATLDTLVRSISMSDGRTILLTDTVGFIRELPPTLIAAFRTTLEEAVAADFLLVMLDGSDPDALETLRVVRDTLRDIDAIEIPRAVFLNKADLIDRSTLDGLLTRIRSEGEDVEAISASKWDVKEITPVLEKLVFRTGL from the coding sequence TTGGCGGATGAAAGGCGTAGAGCGGTTTTAATCGCTTTGGAGCGTCTGGAGGAGGGAGAGCGCCTTCTTCTTGAGCTTGAGCTTCTATTGGCGAACCTGGACGTGGACGTTGTCGAGAGGGTAATTCAAAAGCGGGATTCTCCGGACCCCGCTTTCTTCTTAGGGTCCGGCAAGGCAAGGGATCTCAAGAGGGTCTGCGATGTGGTCGACGCAGGACTGATCGTCAGCGATAGGCCTTTGACCCCTAGACAGATGGCGAATCTGAAGGCGGAGTCGGGGCGGTACGTCTGGGACAGACCTTTGGTCATAATGAAGATATTCGAGGAACGGGCCAGGACATCGGAGGCGAAGCTTCAGGTGGAACTGGCCCGATGCCGCTATGAATTGCCCCATCTTCGCGGTCTGGGACATCAGATGTCCAGATTGGGGGGCGGTATAGGCACCAGAGGGCCCGGCGAGACCGAGTTCGAGAGACACAGGAGAAAGCTCGAGAGGCGTATAAGAGATATAACGAGAAAACTTGTCCAGGTAAAGAAGAGACGAAGAAATCAACGGAAGCGACGTAGCCGTTCCGATATAGTTACTGTAGCTATGGTCGGATATACTAACAGTGGGAAATCGACCCTTCTACGCCGCCTATCGGGAGACAGATCCATATACGTGGCCGACGCCCTTTTTGCAACATTGGACACGTTGGTACGTTCGATATCCATGTCCGATGGACGGACGATCCTCCTGACCGACACGGTAGGGTTCATAAGGGAGCTCCCTCCCACCTTGATAGCGGCCTTCAGGACGACTTTAGAAGAGGCGGTTGCGGCCGACTTTTTGTTGGTCATGCTCGACGGAAGTGATCCGGATGCGCTTGAGACCCTTAGGGTTGTTAGAGATACCCTCAGGGATATAGACGCCATAGAGATCCCTCGGGCGGTCTTTCTGAACAAGGCGGACCTCATAGATAGATCCACCCTGGACGGTCTCCTGACCAGGATAAGATCCGAAGGCGAGGACGTAGAGGCGATAAGCGCGTCGAAATGGGATGTAAAAGAAATAACCCCCGTCTTGGAAAAGCTCGTCTTCAGGACAGGTCTGTAG
- a CDS encoding pseudouridine synthase: MRLNRYLALCGVASRRRSEDIIRTGRVKVENVTATDPAMDISEEDQVSVDGKSVCFQKSVYIVMNKPKGYVCAVEDRFYPTVVGLLSPDLRAKRIYPVGRLDRQSEGLLVLTNDGDFCNSLIHPSAGYQKTYEVLLGEALTEENLFSWRKGVPINGKVVSPVSIRVMDRKPARRWVSIVLQEGLKREIRIMASHFSLSVNVLFRRKVGRMELRKLKSGEYCVVELQRLWRLIRQGGSV; this comes from the coding sequence GTGAGGCTCAATAGGTATCTTGCTTTGTGCGGAGTTGCATCCCGGCGTAGGTCCGAGGATATAATTAGAACCGGTAGGGTGAAGGTAGAAAACGTGACCGCCACCGATCCTGCCATGGATATATCGGAAGAAGACCAGGTGTCAGTGGACGGAAAATCAGTATGCTTTCAGAAGTCCGTCTATATCGTTATGAACAAGCCCAAAGGTTACGTTTGTGCTGTCGAGGATCGTTTTTATCCTACTGTGGTAGGCCTTTTGTCCCCTGACCTGAGGGCTAAGAGGATCTATCCTGTCGGGCGTCTTGACAGGCAAAGCGAGGGCCTCCTGGTCTTGACGAACGACGGCGATTTCTGTAATTCTTTGATACATCCTAGTGCTGGCTATCAAAAGACCTACGAGGTATTGCTGGGCGAAGCCCTTACGGAAGAGAACCTTTTCTCCTGGCGCAAGGGTGTTCCGATAAACGGAAAGGTCGTATCTCCGGTTTCGATTCGGGTGATGGATAGAAAACCTGCCAGAAGGTGGGTCTCGATAGTCCTACAAGAGGGGCTTAAAAGGGAGATCAGGATAATGGCGTCTCATTTTTCCCTCTCGGTGAATGTCCTCTTTCGTAGAAAAGTTGGTAGAATGGAGTTGAGAAAACTCAAATCAGGAGAATACTGTGTTGTGGAACTCCAACGGTTATGGCGACTTATCCGTCAGGGAGGAAGCGTCTAG
- a CDS encoding DUF370 domain-containing protein, producing the protein MGQRLVHIGFGNMVVAERVVAIIHPTSAPMKRLKEEARETGRLVDATQGRKTRAILVTDSNHVILSAIQPETIVNRFSGEEPDG; encoded by the coding sequence GTGGGACAGAGGCTCGTTCATATAGGATTCGGAAACATGGTAGTCGCCGAGAGGGTCGTGGCCATAATACATCCCACCTCGGCTCCGATGAAACGTCTGAAAGAAGAGGCCAGGGAGACCGGTCGTCTTGTAGATGCCACTCAGGGGCGGAAGACAAGGGCTATATTGGTGACCGACAGCAATCACGTCATTCTGTCGGCAATCCAGCCGGAGACTATCGTCAATCGTTTTTCCGGCGAAGAACCAGATGGTTAA
- the coaBC gene encoding bifunctional phosphopantothenoylcysteine decarboxylase/phosphopantothenate--cysteine ligase CoaBC: MKNLSRSSRVLLCVTGGIAAYKAPHLVRGFIRSGWEVKVAMTEASEAFVSPMVLATLSHNRVWRDRDYLSDDSGWHIPHISLAEWADVIVVAPCTADTVARLAGGYASKVMDGAVLASKAPVIVFPAMNVNMLDHSATRRNLDILESMGYVVVEPDSGDLACGYEGRGRLPDVDVIVEEVERALRPKDLEGLSVVVTAGPTREFLDPVRYISNPSSGKMGYSIAKEAWYRGAEVRIISGPVALESPHGIQVIPVTSAEDMLDAATRAMDDCDVMVKAAAVGDYRFASRSEHKIKREGKSEVSFSMIANPDIAATLGEMKKQGQILVGFAAETDDLKENARRKLRAKGLDLIVANDLTEPGSGFGTDTNRVTIFDVQGNSKEVQGDKTEVASIIWDEVLLRREGR; this comes from the coding sequence ATGAAGAACCTGTCTCGATCGAGTAGAGTCCTTCTGTGTGTGACCGGTGGAATAGCCGCATATAAAGCCCCTCACCTGGTGAGGGGCTTTATCCGGTCCGGATGGGAGGTTAAGGTGGCCATGACCGAGGCATCGGAGGCTTTCGTAAGTCCAATGGTCCTAGCCACCTTGTCCCATAACAGGGTATGGCGTGATCGAGACTATCTTTCCGACGACTCCGGTTGGCATATACCCCATATATCTCTGGCGGAATGGGCCGACGTCATAGTGGTCGCTCCCTGTACCGCCGATACCGTCGCCAGACTTGCCGGTGGATATGCTTCTAAGGTGATGGACGGAGCAGTTTTGGCCTCCAAAGCTCCGGTGATAGTCTTCCCCGCCATGAACGTCAATATGTTGGATCACAGTGCTACCAGGAGGAACCTGGATATATTGGAATCCATGGGATACGTTGTAGTCGAACCCGATTCGGGGGACCTGGCCTGCGGCTACGAGGGCAGAGGTCGTCTTCCCGACGTGGACGTTATAGTGGAGGAGGTCGAAAGGGCTCTTCGTCCCAAGGATCTGGAAGGTTTGTCTGTGGTGGTTACAGCAGGCCCAACCAGAGAGTTTTTGGATCCTGTGCGCTATATATCCAATCCCAGCAGCGGTAAGATGGGATATTCTATAGCCAAGGAGGCCTGGTATAGAGGAGCGGAGGTCCGTATCATATCGGGACCGGTCGCCCTGGAGTCGCCTCATGGCATTCAGGTTATACCCGTCACCTCGGCCGAGGATATGCTCGACGCTGCCACCCGAGCCATGGACGATTGTGACGTGATGGTAAAGGCCGCAGCTGTAGGGGACTATAGGTTCGCCTCCAGATCGGAGCATAAGATAAAACGGGAGGGGAAATCGGAGGTTTCCTTTTCGATGATAGCCAATCCCGATATAGCGGCTACCCTGGGAGAGATGAAAAAACAGGGGCAGATCCTGGTAGGGTTCGCCGCCGAGACGGACGACCTTAAAGAAAACGCACGGAGAAAGCTCAGGGCCAAGGGGTTGGACCTTATCGTAGCGAACGATCTCACCGAACCGGGAAGCGGATTTGGAACCGACACCAACAGGGTCACGATCTTTGACGTCCAGGGGAACTCGAAGGAGGTTCAAGGGGATAAGACGGAGGTCGCCAGCATAATCTGGGACGAGGTGCTCTTGCGACGAGAGGGGCGCTGA
- the cmk gene encoding (d)CMP kinase has translation MASKNIVITVDGPAGAGKSTVARRVASELGIPYLDTGALYRALAYILDSRGIPPEEGEDLNRSLRSISVLLEGGRVTVDDVDVTDMIRTPRVDSIASSYSALPSVRDKLLDLQREQALSGGLVADGRDMGTVVFPLAPLKVYLSASEETRADRRWRELREKGEDFPFDSILEDIRRRDRADMDRACSPLRKAADSVLIDSSDMTIDEVVAKIVSIASEVRHD, from the coding sequence ATGGCATCTAAAAATATAGTTATCACCGTCGACGGTCCTGCCGGTGCCGGAAAGAGTACCGTGGCCAGGAGGGTCGCATCCGAGTTAGGAATACCCTATCTGGACACAGGGGCTCTTTACAGAGCCCTCGCCTATATATTGGACAGCCGTGGTATTCCTCCCGAGGAGGGAGAGGACCTGAATAGGTCTCTTAGATCTATTTCCGTTTTACTCGAAGGCGGCAGGGTCACCGTGGACGATGTCGACGTGACCGACATGATCCGTACCCCTAGGGTGGACTCCATCGCTTCGTCCTATTCGGCCCTTCCCTCGGTCAGAGACAAACTTTTGGATCTACAGAGGGAGCAGGCCCTTTCCGGTGGTTTGGTCGCCGACGGTAGAGATATGGGGACGGTGGTGTTCCCCCTAGCTCCTTTGAAGGTATATCTGTCCGCCTCGGAGGAGACCAGAGCCGATCGTCGTTGGCGTGAGTTGAGAGAAAAAGGGGAGGATTTTCCCTTCGACTCTATCCTGGAGGATATAAGACGAAGGGACAGGGCCGACATGGATAGGGCCTGTTCCCCTCTGAGAAAGGCCGCTGATTCGGTTCTCATCGATTCATCGGATATGACGATCGACGAAGTGGTGGCGAAAATCGTCTCCATCGCTTCGGAGGTTCGACATGATTAA
- the gmk gene encoding guanylate kinase, with protein sequence MVKRNCRGRLFVFSGPSGAGKGTVRKELFRRVEGLAFSISCTTRTPRQGEIDGVDYRFIEQEEFKRRIAAGDFLEWAEVHGNMYGTLCSDVERYLDEGKDVVLEIDVQGTLQVKDKCPDIITVFLTPPSTKELERRLRRRGSEDERTIKLRLNNALEEMALASRYDHIVVNDDLQRAVSELEQIVYDYREGRGKRRG encoded by the coding sequence ATGGTTAAACGGAACTGTCGAGGGCGGTTGTTCGTCTTCTCCGGACCAAGCGGAGCAGGTAAGGGAACCGTACGCAAAGAGCTGTTTCGGAGGGTGGAGGGGCTGGCCTTTTCCATATCCTGTACCACCAGAACTCCGAGACAGGGAGAGATCGACGGGGTAGACTATCGTTTTATAGAGCAGGAGGAGTTCAAACGCAGGATCGCCGCCGGTGATTTCCTGGAGTGGGCCGAGGTTCACGGAAATATGTACGGTACCCTCTGCTCCGATGTCGAACGGTATCTAGACGAAGGCAAGGACGTAGTGCTGGAGATAGACGTTCAGGGTACCTTACAGGTTAAGGACAAATGCCCCGATATAATAACGGTTTTTTTAACTCCGCCTTCTACGAAAGAGTTGGAACGCCGTCTTCGCCGAAGGGGATCTGAGGACGAACGAACCATAAAACTAAGGTTGAACAACGCTCTGGAGGAGATGGCATTGGCCAGCAGATACGACCATATCGTGGTCAACGACGATCTTCAAAGGGCCGTTTCGGAGCTGGAGCAAATCGTTTACGATTATCGTGAGGGACGAGGCAAGAGGAGGGGTTAG
- a CDS encoding lysophospholipid acyltransferase family protein, which yields MKIHNRLRVAGKDKIPVERPFIMVANHCSNLDPVVLGAAFPDRLRYLAKVELFEGSRLFAWLIRTLGAIPVSRDSSLSAGGALRTFLQLLEGGESVLLFPEGARSLDGRLKDLEGGVALLAVRTGVPIVPAYISGTFDAMPVGASKIGWSSIEVRFGDPIDPSRMLENGVSSRECRSLILSELRESLSSMEAVALGG from the coding sequence TTGAAGATTCATAATCGTCTCAGGGTAGCGGGCAAGGATAAAATACCTGTGGAGAGGCCTTTCATAATGGTGGCCAACCACTGTAGCAACCTCGACCCAGTGGTTTTAGGTGCCGCCTTTCCCGATCGTTTAAGATATCTGGCCAAGGTGGAGCTTTTCGAGGGATCACGTCTTTTCGCCTGGTTGATAAGGACGTTGGGAGCCATCCCGGTCAGCAGGGATTCCTCCTTGAGTGCCGGAGGTGCCCTAAGGACGTTTCTACAGCTTCTCGAGGGGGGAGAGTCGGTTCTCCTTTTTCCCGAAGGTGCCCGGTCCTTGGACGGTAGGTTGAAGGATCTGGAGGGGGGAGTCGCCCTATTGGCGGTTAGGACCGGAGTGCCTATCGTCCCGGCTTATATATCCGGAACCTTCGACGCTATGCCGGTAGGTGCCAGCAAGATCGGCTGGAGCTCCATAGAGGTCCGGTTCGGAGATCCTATCGATCCATCCAGGATGCTAGAAAACGGCGTATCCTCCAGGGAATGTCGTTCGTTGATACTGTCCGAACTGAGAGAATCTCTCAGTTCCATGGAGGCGGTAGCCCTTGGCGGATGA
- the rpoZ gene encoding DNA-directed RNA polymerase subunit omega codes for MKFFDIDKIKKNSGVSNKYLLTTVVAARARSLSEDRGSRTFEETGKGEKVISIALSELESDKLSVKMGVTGEEGGVSSDEEPVSIE; via the coding sequence TTGAAATTTTTCGACATAGATAAAATTAAAAAAAATTCAGGAGTATCAAATAAATATCTTCTGACCACAGTTGTGGCAGCCCGGGCTAGAAGCCTGAGCGAGGACAGGGGAAGCAGGACTTTTGAAGAGACCGGAAAGGGAGAGAAGGTGATCTCCATAGCTCTTTCCGAGCTGGAATCGGATAAGCTCTCGGTTAAGATGGGGGTTACCGGAGAAGAGGGAGGAGTCTCCTCCGATGAAGAACCTGTCTCGATCGAGTAG
- a CDS encoding YicC/YloC family endoribonuclease: MTGFSRVSVDKDWGTLTVEFSSVNSRYLEVFVKSGRELASEDPLIQGAVKKRLNRGKVQVRVELSWASECRMGRINPDVLSSYLSQVKDVVLSMGDGSDELPLNGILGLPGVLDLPSASSSSMKDEISSVLADLTDRGLDELVSMREIEGEKLLDDISGCLEDYQAIVSKIGSLWRGCADNAFESLRERVQAVADRFEISMDEGRLAQEMTVIADKWDISEELSRTDSHIGQFKKLLDERGPRGRKLDFLLQEMNREINTMGSKVADAEVRWLVVDGKSLLERIREQVQNVE; encoded by the coding sequence ATGACCGGTTTTAGCCGAGTCTCGGTGGATAAGGATTGGGGCACCTTGACCGTGGAATTCTCCAGCGTCAACTCCCGATATCTGGAGGTCTTCGTGAAGTCAGGTAGAGAACTGGCCTCGGAGGATCCACTGATACAGGGTGCCGTTAAGAAAAGACTCAATAGAGGAAAGGTCCAGGTCAGGGTAGAGCTTTCATGGGCTTCCGAGTGTCGCATGGGCAGGATAAATCCAGATGTCCTTAGCTCCTATCTGTCACAGGTGAAAGACGTGGTGTTATCCATGGGGGACGGATCAGACGAGCTTCCCTTGAACGGAATTCTAGGATTGCCCGGGGTTTTGGATCTTCCATCCGCGTCTTCTTCGTCGATGAAAGACGAGATATCGTCTGTTTTAGCCGATCTCACCGATAGAGGACTGGATGAGCTGGTCTCTATGAGGGAGATTGAGGGAGAAAAGCTTCTTGATGATATCTCCGGATGTCTAGAGGACTATCAGGCAATAGTGTCCAAGATAGGTTCTCTATGGCGGGGATGTGCGGACAATGCCTTCGAATCGCTTAGGGAAAGGGTTCAAGCGGTGGCAGATCGTTTCGAGATATCTATGGACGAGGGACGGCTTGCCCAGGAGATGACGGTGATAGCGGATAAATGGGATATATCCGAGGAGCTATCCCGTACGGACAGTCATATAGGTCAGTTCAAGAAACTGCTGGACGAAAGGGGACCCAGAGGGAGAAAGCTGGATTTTCTTCTCCAGGAGATGAACAGGGAGATCAACACTATGGGCTCCAAGGTTGCGGATGCCGAGGTACGATGGCTTGTGGTCGACGGAAAATCCTTGTTGGAGAGGATTAGGGAACAGGTTCAAAACGTGGAGTGA
- a CDS encoding segregation and condensation protein A — translation MIRIDIDGFSGPLDLLCHMVESREIEASSVSVAEVVRIYGVYHAQKGEVPIEAVAHFLVQAARLILDKALALMPQKVTDNTDEVWDQEFVEESPDIEDMLLRYRPYRKAAGLLAELLAEAGRRSFRNSLPLPPSYDIGDLYSLSSIWWCLMKSREMVFSDPEDTWEDDHLAGMPAPIPEENQVENRMGLIMEELGDGRIYLSTFLRGRPGASELVVTILALLELSRGNRISLRQEDQFGDVLVLSRR, via the coding sequence ATGATCCGCATCGATATCGATGGTTTTTCCGGGCCTCTGGATTTGCTCTGTCATATGGTGGAGAGTCGCGAGATAGAGGCCTCTTCGGTCAGCGTCGCCGAGGTTGTAAGGATTTACGGTGTCTATCACGCTCAAAAAGGCGAGGTCCCGATAGAGGCGGTGGCCCATTTTTTGGTCCAGGCCGCTCGACTCATATTGGACAAGGCTCTGGCTCTGATGCCTCAGAAGGTTACCGATAACACCGACGAGGTCTGGGATCAGGAGTTCGTGGAGGAATCGCCGGATATCGAGGATATGCTTCTGCGTTATCGCCCCTACAGGAAGGCCGCCGGTCTTCTGGCAGAGCTCCTGGCCGAAGCGGGACGTCGTTCCTTCAGGAACTCCCTGCCTCTTCCGCCGTCCTACGATATAGGGGACCTTTACTCCCTCTCCTCTATCTGGTGGTGTCTGATGAAATCCAGGGAGATGGTCTTCTCCGATCCCGAAGATACATGGGAGGACGACCATCTGGCGGGGATGCCCGCCCCTATTCCCGAGGAAAACCAGGTGGAGAACAGAATGGGCCTGATAATGGAAGAGCTCGGCGACGGTAGGATCTACCTTTCCACCTTCCTGAGGGGTAGACCCGGAGCTTCCGAGTTGGTAGTTACGATTCTGGCCCTCTTGGAGCTTTCCAGAGGAAACAGAATAAGCCTTAGGCAGGAGGATCAATTTGGTGATGTCCTCGTTCTTTCAAGAAGATAA
- the scpB gene encoding SMC-Scp complex subunit ScpB, whose translation MSSFFQEDKGLSVLKRIEAVLFVASEGATATELAEAVGIDENTALGGLKALSEKYREGSHGVEVAFLGGAWHLCTVLDVADAVDSFREANERERIRLSKAALETLAVVAYNQPVTRSEIEDIRGVRCERVIETLLSHGLVRISGRKKSTGSPLLYRTTDSFLKVFGLGAISDLPTVSEIEELRSRREDDDSEAQ comes from the coding sequence ATGTCCTCGTTCTTTCAAGAAGATAAAGGGCTTTCTGTTCTTAAACGCATCGAGGCGGTCCTTTTCGTCGCTTCCGAGGGAGCTACGGCGACGGAGCTCGCCGAAGCGGTGGGAATAGACGAGAATACAGCCCTAGGCGGTCTGAAGGCCCTCTCTGAAAAATACAGGGAAGGATCTCACGGAGTAGAGGTGGCCTTTTTGGGTGGTGCATGGCATCTTTGCACCGTCTTGGACGTCGCTGACGCCGTCGACAGTTTCAGGGAGGCAAACGAGAGGGAACGTATCAGATTGAGCAAGGCGGCTCTGGAGACTCTAGCCGTTGTGGCTTATAATCAACCTGTAACCCGATCGGAAATAGAGGATATCAGAGGCGTGCGTTGCGAGAGGGTGATAGAGACTCTGCTGAGCCACGGTCTGGTACGTATCTCGGGGAGAAAGAAGAGCACCGGATCACCTCTCCTCTACAGGACCACCGATTCCTTTCTCAAGGTCTTCGGTTTGGGGGCTATCTCCGATTTGCCCACTGTATCCGAGATAGAAGAGCTGCGCTCTCGACGGGAGGACGACGATAGTGAGGCTCAATAG